In Bacteroidota bacterium, the sequence ACATACAAATTGTTACTGACGAAATGAGGCTTGGCACAAGCGATACAAAAGATTTGATGAGCAAAGTGCCGGGAGTTAGTTTAGACAGATACAATAATGCTATAAAAGTAGATAACAGCAGTAATATAGTAATACTTGCCGATGGAGTAGAAAAAGATGCTGATTACATACAAAACCTCTCTCCCGAAAGAATAAAAAAGATAGAAATTATCAGAGACCCGGGAGGAAGGTATGGTTTAGAAGGCTATACTGCTATTGTTAATGTGATTTTAAATAAAAACTACGTCGGGTCTGAGTTATTTATTTATGACCAATCAATAATTGATCCGGTTCCCGAACACGAAAATTACTACTTACCAATTAACCGATTGTCTGTAAACTACAATTACACAAAAAACAGAGTTAACATATATGGAGCCGTAAGTCACAATAAGAATTCATGGGCACTTAACACCAGTTCAAAAACAATTTACAGTAACGACTCGGTAGTTTATGAGAACCCTCCACTATCGAGCCCCAATACCTTTGTAAAGAATATTAATACTAAATACACACTAGGGGCTGATTTTTACATCAATCCAAAACATACTATTAGCTTCGAAAGCAATATCAATAATTACCCGGAATCTATTAACAATACAAATATTTCTACTGCTACTTCTATTCTAAAGGATAACGTTGAAGTTGAATCTTACGGTTTCGCCTTTAATAATAAAAAAGAGTTTTCCCGCAGTAACAACTCCTTATTCTATATAGGAAAACTAAGCAATAAAGATAAACTTGATGCAAGTTTTACATATTCAACATATAATGAATCATATAGTAGTCAATATATTCAGGAGAGTATCAACAATAGACAAGAAGTAGGTAATAACTCAAATAAATACACCAACCTTAACCTTGAATATAACAGAGAAGTAAATGATAAACTAAATTTTCAGTTGGGCTATGGTAATCTATGGAAACAGATGGATAATTCATTTACAATAAATGACAACAATAAAGAGATATACTCACAAACAAATACCCGTCACAAATTATATGGATATACTTCATATAATTTCAATAAAAAACTAAGTGCAAAGGCAGGAATTGCGACTGAACTTAGTAGTGTTGTTGACAATAACCAGGATAATAAATACACAATATATCAACCTTTATTGGATATTAAGTACAACTTAAGCAAAAATATAAACTTCAAAATTAAGTACCGTTCAGAGAGTGATTATCCAACAATGGCTGAAACAAACCCATTTATCTCGGCTATAAACCCAAGATCAATATCGATGGGAAATCCTAACTTAAAACCATCGGTAACACATAAAGTATCACTTAAAACAAATATACTGCAGGGACTTGTTTCTGTAGAACCTTATATGCATTTTTCAAACAACCTCATCGGTCAGACAGGATATTTAAGACCTGATGAGATTTTTGTATACACTTACGAAAACATAGGGCTTTTCAGAGAAAATGGTATTAAAACCAACTTTACAATACCTTTTAGCAAAAAATTTATTTGGCAAAGTAGTTTCACTGTTTACAACAGTAGTATTACTCATAACGAAAACACTCATGAAGTTAACGACTGGAGAGCCGAATCGAACTTAATATATCAGGGCATTTTCAACGATGGACTTATTGTTCTTAATTACCAAAAAGGCTTAAATAAAAGAATTACTTCCTTGGGATATAATAACGATAACAATGATTTTTGGTTACTTCTTTTTCAGAAACCGTTTTTCAAGAAAAGTCTTAACCTGACAATAGGTTATGTTCTACCTATTGAGTTTGCAGCTAATTATTCTCAGGTAGGATACTCAAAAACCAACGACTATGAAAAATATGAAACCGCAGACATAAGCTTGTTGAAAAATTTAATATTTCTTAAAGTTACCTACAGGCTCAACAAGGGAAAAATTAAGAAGACCGAAAAGAATATCATGATTGAAGAGGATAACAGCAGCGGAGGTATTTTATAGTGGAGTGAAGTGGTGATGCTGTGTCCATCAGGCATCACCATTTCACTACTTCCTAAAACTTGTTGATTCATTTTTACCCGATAACAAATCGAGAATAAAATTATTTGCCCCACCATTCACAATATACATCCCTACATTGTTGTCGAAACAAATTTGAGCAGCTTCAAGTTTGGTTGTCATTCCGCCTGTGCCAAGCTTACTTTCTCTTTCTTCAATAAACTGCTCCACCTCTTTCAAATCTGAAACCTCAGGAATCAGAACCGCATCGTTATGAATATGTGGATTTTTAGTATAAATCCCATTTATATCAGAAACCAGGATCAAAATATCGGCAGATATCAGCGAAGCCACATATGCCGAAAGCTTGTCGTTATCTCCTACCACAATTTCTTTTACCGATATTGTGTCATTCTCGTTTACAACGGGAATATAACCATGTCGTAACAATTCGTTGATTGTATTGCTCATATTCTCACGACTGGTTTCTCTTTCAAAATCGTTA encodes:
- a CDS encoding TonB-dependent receptor, translating into MKNIITTLSFLLITTLSFSQSQIQISGQVKDKHSKEYLNYCSVTVLTPKDSIITGAVTNEDGYFFIPVNKGNYKLVLNYIGYKIDTINTVSIYSDKFLGTFSLSPDAKMMNGVTVKTSSRENTIDKDIQIVTDEMRLGTSDTKDLMSKVPGVSLDRYNNAIKVDNSSNIVILADGVEKDADYIQNLSPERIKKIEIIRDPGGRYGLEGYTAIVNVILNKNYVGSELFIYDQSIIDPVPEHENYYLPINRLSVNYNYTKNRVNIYGAVSHNKNSWALNTSSKTIYSNDSVVYENPPLSSPNTFVKNINTKYTLGADFYINPKHTISFESNINNYPESINNTNISTATSILKDNVEVESYGFAFNNKKEFSRSNNSLFYIGKLSNKDKLDASFTYSTYNESYSSQYIQESINNRQEVGNNSNKYTNLNLEYNREVNDKLNFQLGYGNLWKQMDNSFTINDNNKEIYSQTNTRHKLYGYTSYNFNKKLSAKAGIATELSSVVDNNQDNKYTIYQPLLDIKYNLSKNINFKIKYRSESDYPTMAETNPFISAINPRSISMGNPNLKPSVTHKVSLKTNILQGLVSVEPYMHFSNNLIGQTGYLRPDEIFVYTYENIGLFRENGIKTNFTIPFSKKFIWQSSFTVYNSSITHNENTHEVNDWRAESNLIYQGIFNDGLIVLNYQKGLNKRITSLGYNNDNNDFWLLLFQKPFFKKSLNLTIGYVLPIEFAANYSQVGYSKTNDYEKYETADISLLKNLIFLKVTYRLNKGKIKKTEKNIMIEEDNSSGGIL
- the proB gene encoding glutamate 5-kinase, with amino-acid sequence MKKKLVIKIGSSTLTQETDKISRGKIEDIARQIESLREEYDIVLVSSGAVAAANQIINKNRWAKDVKSKQAKSAIGQPILLQMYNEVFSDYELRPAQCLLTYNDFERETSRENMSNTINELLRHGYIPVVNENDTISVKEIVVGDNDKLSAYVASLISADILILVSDINGIYTKNPHIHNDAVLIPEVSDLKEVEQFIEERESKLGTGGMTTKLEAAQICFDNNVGMYIVNGGANNFILDLLSGKNESTSFRK